One stretch of Amycolatopsis sp. NBC_00345 DNA includes these proteins:
- a CDS encoding VOC family protein, whose translation MALHGLGQVVIGVPNVAETIAYYTDFGLQHQGDGAFATLNGGDQLRIVHAPTRRLVELSIAADDPDDIAAIGRRLRAHDLLVEETDTVVRTVEPVTGTRVRVAVRPRIVVQPPVPATLYNGPGRIDRWGRAPFIARTGPVRPHKLGHAVLGSTDLETTMRFFTEGIGFKVSDYMGDKAAFLRCSVEHHNVLVMAAPVNFLHHTSWQVDDVDDVGRGAHAMLEGNPERHIWGLGRHYAGANFFWYLKDPAGNFSEYYSDMDTVPEDELWSPEVLHGLQGLYSWGPPPPPSFLEPDDLAALMTGAHSAGSR comes from the coding sequence ATGGCACTGCACGGGCTGGGCCAGGTCGTCATCGGCGTGCCCAACGTCGCGGAGACCATCGCCTACTACACCGACTTCGGGCTCCAGCACCAAGGGGACGGCGCCTTCGCGACCCTCAACGGGGGCGACCAGCTCCGGATCGTCCACGCCCCGACCCGCCGGCTGGTGGAACTGTCCATCGCGGCCGACGACCCCGACGACATCGCGGCGATCGGACGGCGGCTGCGCGCCCACGACCTGCTCGTGGAAGAGACGGACACGGTCGTGCGCACCGTCGAGCCGGTCACCGGGACGAGGGTCCGCGTCGCGGTGCGCCCCCGGATCGTCGTGCAACCCCCGGTACCGGCGACGCTCTACAACGGCCCGGGCCGGATCGACCGGTGGGGACGGGCGCCGTTCATCGCCCGGACCGGGCCGGTGCGGCCGCACAAGCTCGGCCACGCGGTGCTCGGCAGCACCGACCTGGAGACGACGATGCGGTTCTTCACCGAGGGAATCGGCTTCAAGGTCAGCGACTACATGGGTGACAAGGCCGCGTTCCTGCGCTGCTCGGTCGAGCACCACAACGTGCTGGTGATGGCCGCGCCGGTCAATTTCCTGCACCACACCAGCTGGCAGGTCGACGACGTCGACGACGTCGGCCGCGGCGCGCACGCGATGCTCGAAGGCAACCCGGAACGCCACATCTGGGGACTCGGACGGCACTACGCGGGCGCGAACTTCTTCTGGTACCTCAAAGACCCGGCCGGCAACTTCTCCGAGTACTACTCCGACATGGACACCGTCCCCGAGGACGAACTGTGGAGCCCCGAAGTACTTCACGGCCTGCAAGGGCTCTACTCCTGGGGACCGCCGCCACCCCCGTCGTTCCTCGAACCCGACGACCTCGCGGCCCTGATGACCGGAGCCCATTCCGCCGGCTCACGGTGA
- a CDS encoding 4-oxalocrotonate tautomerase family protein, translating to MPFANLKVPADTLTPESKKKLIDAVTDAYADVYGERARATTLVLVDEVTEGGWGLGGNILTAEMLGRS from the coding sequence ATGCCGTTCGCCAACCTGAAGGTCCCCGCCGACACCCTGACCCCGGAGTCGAAGAAGAAGCTCATCGACGCCGTCACCGACGCCTACGCCGACGTGTACGGCGAGCGCGCCCGCGCCACCACCCTCGTCCTGGTCGACGAGGTCACCGAAGGCGGCTGGGGCCTGGGCGGCAATATCCTGACCGCCGAAATGCTCGGCCGCAGCTGA
- a CDS encoding SDR family oxidoreductase, with protein MTDRRVAVVTGASRGIGRAIATTLAAAGQAVVVGYAGHDAAAKQVVDEITAAGGEAVAARADIADEDAVAGLFDTATQSFGGVDIVVNSAGRLSLSPIADLDLADLDALHRTNIRGTFVVAREAARRIRPGGAIVMLSTSVVGLQFPGYGAYAASKGAVEAMTLVLAREMRGRDVTVNAVAPGPTATDLFLDGKDEATIERLAKQPPLERLGTPADIAEVVAFLAGPGGRWVNGQVVRANGGII; from the coding sequence ATGACCGACCGACGAGTCGCCGTCGTCACCGGCGCTTCACGGGGCATCGGCCGCGCCATCGCCACCACCCTGGCCGCCGCCGGACAGGCCGTCGTCGTCGGCTACGCCGGCCACGACGCGGCGGCGAAACAGGTCGTCGACGAGATAACCGCGGCCGGCGGGGAGGCCGTGGCTGCTCGGGCCGACATCGCCGACGAGGACGCGGTCGCCGGGTTGTTCGACACCGCGACGCAGTCCTTCGGCGGCGTCGACATCGTCGTCAACTCCGCCGGCCGCCTGTCGCTGTCCCCGATCGCCGACCTGGATCTCGCCGACCTCGACGCGTTGCACCGCACCAACATCCGCGGCACGTTCGTCGTGGCCCGCGAGGCCGCGCGCCGGATCCGCCCGGGCGGCGCGATCGTGATGCTGTCCACCTCGGTCGTCGGCCTGCAGTTCCCCGGTTACGGCGCCTACGCCGCCAGCAAGGGCGCCGTCGAGGCCATGACCCTCGTCCTGGCGCGGGAGATGCGCGGCCGCGACGTCACCGTCAACGCCGTCGCTCCCGGCCCCACCGCCACCGACCTGTTCCTCGACGGCAAAGACGAGGCGACCATCGAACGCCTGGCCAAGCAGCCGCCGCTGGAACGGCTCGGCACCCCGGCCGACATCGCCGAGGTCGTCGCGTTTCTGGCCGGACCGGGCGGGCGCTGGGTCAACGGCCAGGTCGTGCGGGCCAACGGCGGGATCATCTGA
- a CDS encoding TetR/AcrR family transcriptional regulator: protein MSDASRRRPGATGPADDPAVRAALIGAAERQLAASADGDIATRAVAEEAGVTQPVLYRLFGDKRGLLDAVADTGLERYALRKTELEATDDPVADLYAGWDDHMAFAADNPALYQLMFTPRPQSAATTYQRILHLLEATLLRCAAVGALTTTPRLAAQLILPANIGVALGRIAQPGLFDDPALSHRARDAVFSTILTDPVALSGPDPVRAAARQLRSQLLLTGTDRLEPVETALLDRWLDRIDQPS from the coding sequence ATGAGCGATGCCTCCCGCCGCCGGCCCGGTGCCACCGGCCCGGCCGACGACCCCGCCGTCCGTGCGGCGCTGATCGGAGCCGCCGAGCGGCAGCTCGCCGCATCCGCGGACGGTGACATCGCCACCCGCGCGGTCGCCGAGGAGGCGGGGGTGACCCAGCCGGTGCTCTACCGGCTCTTCGGTGACAAGCGGGGCCTGCTCGACGCTGTCGCCGACACTGGTCTTGAGCGCTACGCACTGCGGAAGACCGAACTCGAGGCCACTGACGACCCCGTCGCCGACCTGTACGCCGGCTGGGACGATCACATGGCCTTCGCCGCCGACAACCCCGCGCTCTACCAGCTGATGTTCACGCCCCGCCCGCAGTCGGCCGCGACGACCTACCAGCGCATCCTGCACCTGCTCGAGGCCACCCTGCTGCGCTGCGCCGCCGTCGGCGCCTTGACGACGACGCCGCGGCTGGCCGCCCAGCTGATCCTGCCCGCCAACATCGGCGTCGCCCTCGGCCGCATCGCCCAGCCCGGGCTGTTCGACGATCCGGCACTGTCGCACCGGGCCCGCGACGCCGTCTTTTCCACCATCCTCACCGACCCCGTGGCGCTGAGCGGACCGGACCCTGTCCGCGCCGCCGCCCGCCAGCTGCGCTCCCAGCTCTTGCTCACCGGAACTGACCGGCTGGAACCGGTGGAGACCGCCCTGCTGGACCGCTGGCTGGACCGCATCGACCAGCCCAGCTGA
- a CDS encoding OFA family MFS transporter yields the protein MRETRETPEVREVRDVYGRRYRVGESDRQLIGRSRTWMVWLGGAAMFAAGVQQYGFGVIAPVLTGAHGWTFAEVVVSLALWAVCQASVAFPVAWLRDHGKLPPAVAVAVGGALCATGLVTLGNASSLTTVFLGYSVLGGIGTGLVYATCVGAVMSWFPDRTAARVGAVSGAFAYGSVPFVLVAGFGLSIGNRAVLLDVTAAVVLVVIAGAGALLRFPPRHWWPAEPDPRVWALDKVRNRSVSANRPAVRHYRPAELFRCGTTLSLYLTVVLAAAVLLFDLAYLATSVAEQGGGPGLAAVALAVLAGVTGTGRVLLGWLSDRFGRRRVLRLALVAGGIGQLVLSYSGEHHHAAGLVLGVALAGLGNGCCYTLLVGLVREYFGEESMMQNFGVLYSAKAAGAVLGVGLAAIVVTAHGYSGAFAVAAALSLAGALLTGRLTQPGRPKSLLPADYRG from the coding sequence GTGCGAGAAACGCGAGAGACGCCCGAGGTGCGAGAAGTCCGCGACGTCTACGGGCGGCGGTACCGGGTGGGGGAGAGCGACCGGCAGCTGATCGGCCGGTCGCGGACCTGGATGGTGTGGCTCGGCGGGGCGGCGATGTTCGCGGCCGGGGTGCAGCAGTACGGGTTCGGCGTGATCGCGCCGGTGCTGACCGGCGCGCACGGCTGGACGTTCGCCGAGGTCGTCGTGTCGCTGGCGCTCTGGGCGGTGTGCCAGGCGAGCGTCGCGTTCCCGGTCGCGTGGCTGCGTGACCACGGCAAGCTCCCGCCCGCCGTGGCGGTCGCCGTGGGCGGGGCGCTGTGCGCGACCGGGCTGGTGACGCTCGGGAACGCCTCCAGCCTGACCACGGTGTTCCTCGGCTACTCCGTGCTCGGCGGCATCGGCACCGGGCTTGTGTACGCCACCTGCGTCGGCGCCGTGATGAGCTGGTTCCCCGACCGGACGGCCGCCCGCGTCGGCGCGGTGAGCGGCGCGTTCGCCTACGGCAGTGTCCCGTTCGTGCTCGTCGCGGGCTTCGGGCTTTCGATCGGCAACCGCGCGGTGCTGCTCGACGTCACGGCGGCGGTGGTGCTCGTGGTGATCGCCGGGGCCGGCGCGCTGCTGCGCTTCCCGCCACGTCACTGGTGGCCCGCCGAGCCGGACCCGCGTGTGTGGGCGCTGGACAAGGTGCGCAACCGCAGCGTCTCGGCCAACCGCCCGGCGGTGCGGCACTACCGGCCGGCCGAGTTGTTTCGTTGTGGCACAACGCTTTCGCTGTACCTGACGGTGGTGCTGGCAGCCGCCGTGCTGCTGTTCGACCTCGCCTACCTGGCCACGTCCGTCGCCGAGCAGGGCGGCGGGCCGGGCCTCGCCGCGGTCGCGCTCGCGGTGCTGGCCGGGGTCACCGGCACCGGCCGGGTGCTGCTCGGCTGGCTGTCCGACCGGTTCGGCCGCCGCCGCGTCCTGCGGCTCGCGCTGGTGGCCGGCGGGATCGGGCAGCTGGTGCTGTCCTACTCCGGCGAGCACCACCACGCCGCCGGGCTGGTGCTCGGCGTCGCGCTCGCCGGCCTCGGCAACGGCTGCTGTTACACGCTGCTCGTCGGGCTCGTGCGCGAGTACTTCGGCGAGGAGTCGATGATGCAGAACTTCGGCGTGCTCTACAGCGCCAAGGCCGCCGGCGCGGTCCTCGGCGTCGGCCTGGCCGCGATCGTGGTGACCGCACACGGCTACTCCGGCGCGTTCGCCGTGGCGGCCGCGCTCAGCCTGGCCGGCGCCCTGCTCACCGGACGGCTCACCCAGCCGGGCCGGCCGAAGTCCTTGCTGCCCGCGGATTACCGGGGCTGA
- a CDS encoding NAD(P)/FAD-dependent oxidoreductase, whose amino-acid sequence MHSVEYVVVGGGVVGAATAWNLAGRGAEVTLLEANELASGASGGPGRRGVRVGGRDLRELPLARRAQDLWPELDALLGEPTGYHCNGRLTLYDVEIAGASGWQSLPARVQAQRAAGVACEIADRDRLDEMQPGIADDVRFGLYTPHDGTADHPATTRAFAAAATGLGATVREHTEVAGIEPDEDGSVVLRLKTGDRLRATRGVILAANRAIPRLLGDAVGLTLPLWEKATQITFVSPPPGFALNHQIGHARRSLSVKMTDEGSVMLSGGRPGGWDPATGVGTTDPAVLRGTLADLSATLPALDGAEVLAVDNSRADTSTIDLIPVIDTVPGLDSVFVGTGWSGHGFALAPAVGEAFADWALKGERPETLRPFTFDRIGAGRPS is encoded by the coding sequence GTGCATTCGGTCGAATACGTCGTCGTCGGCGGCGGCGTGGTAGGCGCCGCCACCGCTTGGAACCTCGCCGGCCGCGGCGCCGAGGTCACGCTGCTGGAAGCGAACGAACTCGCGTCCGGCGCCTCCGGTGGCCCCGGGCGCCGGGGGGTCCGCGTCGGCGGGCGTGATCTCCGGGAGCTGCCGCTCGCTCGTCGCGCCCAGGACCTGTGGCCCGAACTGGACGCGCTCCTCGGAGAGCCGACCGGCTACCACTGCAACGGCCGGCTCACCCTCTACGACGTCGAGATCGCCGGCGCTTCCGGGTGGCAGAGCCTGCCCGCCCGGGTCCAGGCCCAGCGGGCGGCGGGGGTGGCGTGCGAGATCGCCGACCGGGACCGGCTCGACGAGATGCAGCCGGGGATCGCCGACGACGTGCGGTTCGGGCTCTACACACCGCATGACGGCACCGCCGACCATCCCGCGACGACCAGGGCTTTCGCCGCGGCGGCAACGGGTCTGGGCGCCACCGTCCGCGAGCACACCGAGGTGGCCGGGATCGAACCGGACGAGGACGGCTCGGTCGTCCTGCGCCTGAAGACCGGCGACCGCCTGCGCGCCACTCGCGGCGTGATCCTCGCGGCGAACCGGGCGATCCCGCGCCTGCTGGGCGACGCGGTCGGCTTGACCTTGCCCTTGTGGGAGAAGGCAACCCAGATCACCTTCGTCAGCCCGCCGCCCGGGTTCGCGCTGAATCACCAGATCGGTCACGCCCGGCGGTCGCTGTCGGTGAAGATGACCGACGAGGGCTCGGTGATGCTCTCCGGCGGCCGGCCCGGCGGCTGGGACCCCGCCACCGGTGTCGGCACAACCGATCCCGCCGTCCTGCGCGGCACGCTGGCCGACCTGTCCGCCACTCTCCCGGCGCTGGACGGCGCGGAAGTCCTCGCCGTCGACAACAGCCGGGCCGACACCAGCACGATCGACCTGATCCCGGTGATCGACACGGTGCCCGGCCTGGATTCGGTTTTCGTCGGCACCGGCTGGAGCGGCCACGGCTTCGCCCTCGCTCCCGCCGTGGGCGAAGCGTTCGCCGACTGGGCGCTGAAGGGGGAACGGCCGGAAACCCTGCGCCCGTTCACCTTCGACCGCATCGGGGCCGGTCGCCCGAGCTAA
- a CDS encoding amino acid ABC transporter ATP-binding protein, translated as MTELPAVEIRGVHKLYGSLHVLHEVDLVVAPGEVVCLIGPSGSGKSTLLRCINNLEKFQAGTIHVHGGLVGYRRVGRDLVETTPRQTRRARRHIGMVFQQFNLFSHLTVLQNLIEAPIHVQGTPRDQAIERARTLLGRVGLADKHADYPAQLSGGQQQRVAIARALCMQPHLMLFDEPTSALDPELVGEVLDVLRDLADNKMTMIVVTHEIGFARQVADTVVFMDQGRIVEHGPAGQVLDSPHHERTRRFLERVS; from the coding sequence ATGACCGAACTGCCCGCGGTCGAAATTCGCGGCGTACACAAACTGTACGGCTCCCTGCACGTGCTCCACGAGGTCGACCTGGTGGTGGCGCCCGGCGAGGTCGTCTGCCTGATCGGCCCGTCCGGATCGGGCAAGAGCACCCTGCTGCGGTGTATCAACAATCTGGAGAAGTTCCAGGCCGGGACCATTCACGTGCACGGCGGGCTGGTCGGCTACCGCCGGGTCGGCCGGGACCTGGTGGAGACCACGCCGCGGCAGACGCGCCGGGCGCGCCGGCACATCGGCATGGTGTTCCAGCAGTTCAACCTGTTCAGCCATCTCACGGTGCTGCAGAACCTGATCGAGGCGCCGATCCACGTTCAGGGCACCCCGCGTGACCAGGCGATCGAGCGGGCCAGGACGTTGCTCGGCCGGGTCGGCCTGGCGGACAAGCACGCGGACTACCCGGCCCAGCTGTCCGGTGGCCAGCAGCAGCGGGTCGCGATCGCGCGCGCCCTGTGCATGCAACCGCACCTGATGCTGTTCGACGAGCCGACCAGCGCGCTGGATCCCGAACTCGTCGGCGAAGTGCTCGACGTACTGCGCGACCTGGCCGACAACAAAATGACCATGATCGTGGTCACGCACGAAATCGGGTTCGCGCGCCAGGTCGCGGACACCGTGGTGTTCATGGACCAGGGAAGAATCGTCGAGCACGGCCCGGCCGGGCAGGTTCTCGATTCCCCGCACCACGAACGGACCCGCCGTTTTCTGGAAAGGGTCAGCTGA
- a CDS encoding amino acid ABC transporter permease — protein sequence MPDPVTSPETADPPARILSRKRYGTWAAGVVVVLVVALVLRSAFTNENFAWPAFGHYLFDPAILAGLGRTVEIAVIAMALSIVAGIILAVMRQSQNKVLNAVSAAYIWLFRATPLLVLLLLLYNLAALYPEISLGIPLGPSLFTVGTNAVITVAGAAIIGLTLHEAAYCAEIFRAGLVSVEHGQREAAEALGMSSVLMMRRIILPQAMRAIVPPLTNQFVNVVKTTSIISVISMPELLYSAQIIYARTYETIPLLLVVTFWYLVLTALLTVGQHYVEQYFNRGRAGIPAAASRKLSRLTLEAGR from the coding sequence ATGCCGGATCCCGTGACCTCCCCGGAAACCGCCGATCCCCCGGCCCGGATCCTGTCCCGGAAACGCTACGGAACCTGGGCCGCGGGCGTGGTGGTCGTCCTGGTCGTCGCCCTGGTGCTCAGGTCGGCCTTCACCAACGAGAACTTCGCCTGGCCGGCTTTCGGCCACTACCTGTTCGACCCCGCGATCCTGGCCGGCCTCGGCCGGACCGTCGAGATAGCGGTGATCGCGATGGCGCTGTCGATCGTCGCGGGGATCATCCTCGCCGTCATGCGGCAGTCGCAGAACAAGGTGCTCAACGCGGTTTCGGCCGCTTACATCTGGCTGTTCCGCGCGACCCCGCTGCTCGTGCTGTTGCTGCTGCTCTACAACCTGGCCGCGTTGTACCCGGAGATCTCCCTCGGCATCCCGCTCGGCCCCAGCCTGTTCACCGTGGGCACCAACGCGGTCATCACGGTCGCCGGCGCCGCGATCATCGGGCTCACGTTGCACGAGGCGGCCTACTGCGCGGAGATCTTCCGGGCCGGGCTGGTCTCGGTGGAGCACGGCCAGCGGGAAGCGGCCGAAGCGCTGGGCATGTCCAGCGTCCTGATGATGCGGCGCATCATTCTCCCGCAGGCCATGCGGGCGATTGTGCCGCCGTTGACCAACCAGTTCGTCAACGTGGTGAAAACGACTTCGATCATCAGCGTTATTTCCATGCCGGAACTGCTCTACAGCGCGCAGATCATTTACGCCCGGACCTACGAAACCATCCCGTTGCTACTCGTGGTGACCTTCTGGTACCTCGTGCTGACCGCGCTCCTGACCGTCGGGCAGCACTATGTCGAGCAGTACTTCAATCGGGGAAGGGCGGGAATTCCCGCGGCGGCTTCCCGGAAACTGTCGCGGCTCACCTTGGAGGCGGGACGATGA
- a CDS encoding ABC transporter substrate-binding protein, producing the protein MRRTRWAIVWSLVLTLTLTGCGLSLSGTADPALTTRPHGRCDPALAATVPAPLRQRGALLVGMVPSTPPMAYHAEDNKTIVGLDRDMSQAIADVLCLAADPVPTSLDAIVPGLAAGRYDMVLASLSPTDERRKNADFVTYYHGGQGFLTRSSSTFPVKSYSDLCGRTVGVVIGSVQQGQLEQADGTCAKAGRPGWQLSLFPDGTAAVLALRSSRIDVLYFSISLTQYVANKSPAQFRLAGQYKRALVAVAFAKASPLTAPVHDAVQKLMDDGTYRRILEKWDLQENDLATTEILKGRS; encoded by the coding sequence ATGCGACGAACCCGGTGGGCCATCGTGTGGTCCCTGGTACTGACCCTGACGCTGACCGGCTGCGGGCTGAGCCTGTCCGGTACGGCCGACCCGGCGCTGACGACCCGTCCGCACGGCCGCTGCGATCCGGCCCTGGCCGCGACCGTGCCCGCACCGCTGCGCCAGCGCGGGGCGTTGCTGGTCGGAATGGTCCCGAGCACGCCGCCCATGGCGTACCACGCCGAGGACAACAAGACGATCGTCGGCCTCGACCGCGACATGAGCCAGGCGATCGCCGACGTGTTGTGCCTGGCCGCGGACCCCGTCCCGACCAGCCTCGACGCGATCGTCCCCGGCCTCGCCGCCGGGCGCTACGACATGGTGCTCGCGTCGCTGAGCCCCACCGACGAGCGGCGGAAGAACGCCGACTTCGTCACCTATTACCACGGCGGGCAGGGTTTTCTCACCAGGAGCAGCAGCACGTTCCCGGTGAAGTCCTATTCGGACCTCTGCGGGCGCACGGTCGGCGTGGTGATCGGGTCCGTCCAGCAGGGCCAGCTGGAACAGGCGGACGGCACCTGCGCCAAGGCCGGCCGCCCCGGCTGGCAGCTCAGCCTGTTCCCGGACGGGACCGCGGCGGTGCTGGCCCTGCGCAGCAGCCGGATCGACGTCCTGTACTTCTCGATCTCGCTGACCCAGTACGTGGCGAACAAGTCGCCGGCGCAGTTCCGCCTCGCCGGCCAGTACAAGCGGGCGCTCGTCGCGGTCGCCTTCGCGAAGGCCTCACCCCTGACCGCCCCCGTCCACGATGCCGTCCAGAAACTGATGGACGACGGCACTTACCGCAGGATCCTCGAGAAATGGGACCTCCAGGAAAATGATCTCGCTACCACGGAAATCCTGAAGGGAAGGTCGTGA
- a CDS encoding MurR/RpiR family transcriptional regulator, translated as MKRIAQVRDQLGAGGLRVVDFFALHPAEASVFSAQEIARQADVSDATVIRTVKQLGYGGLGELRRAAAAVLNPVRDPEQTLAEHLTQSDDSSQLLAKISLDAAQIARALPRTVPAEALETAARILAAAAHTLVVGYGSARPVADSLSLGLRRIGRVAAATGLTGYNFADEIGQLRADSALVVIAPLRHVREHDVAISEAARIGCPIVLITEVLASHFADRVDTILVTPSTENLLPSAHIGHLLLVDALLLSVAATEPDQALDSWKTTNRLRAEIVDGYLDVPLSRSTASRATQPRPGNTVD; from the coding sequence ATGAAGCGGATCGCCCAGGTCCGGGACCAGCTGGGCGCGGGTGGTTTGCGGGTGGTCGACTTCTTCGCCCTGCACCCCGCCGAGGCCTCGGTGTTCTCCGCGCAGGAGATCGCCCGCCAGGCGGACGTCAGCGACGCGACGGTGATCCGGACCGTCAAGCAGCTGGGCTACGGCGGGCTCGGCGAACTGCGCCGCGCGGCGGCCGCCGTGCTCAACCCGGTCCGCGACCCGGAACAGACCCTGGCCGAACACCTGACCCAGTCGGACGACAGCAGCCAGCTCCTGGCCAAGATCAGCCTCGACGCCGCGCAGATCGCCCGCGCCCTGCCCCGCACCGTCCCGGCCGAGGCCCTCGAGACCGCCGCCCGGATCCTCGCCGCCGCCGCGCACACGCTGGTCGTCGGTTACGGTTCCGCCCGCCCGGTGGCCGATTCGCTGTCGCTCGGCCTCCGCCGCATCGGCCGGGTCGCCGCCGCGACCGGCCTGACGGGCTACAACTTCGCCGACGAGATCGGCCAGCTCCGCGCCGACTCGGCGTTGGTCGTCATCGCGCCGCTGCGCCACGTCCGCGAGCACGACGTCGCGATCAGCGAGGCGGCCCGGATCGGCTGCCCGATCGTGCTGATCACCGAGGTGCTGGCCAGCCATTTCGCCGACCGGGTGGACACCATCCTGGTCACCCCGTCCACGGAGAACCTGTTGCCCAGCGCGCACATCGGGCACCTCCTGCTCGTGGACGCGCTGCTGCTTTCCGTCGCCGCCACCGAGCCGGACCAGGCCCTGGACAGCTGGAAGACGACCAACCGCCTGCGGGCCGAAATCGTCGACGGCTACCTGGACGTGCCGCTGAGCCGGTCCACCGCTTCGCGGGCCACCCAGCCGCGTCCCGGCAATACCGTGGATTGA
- a CDS encoding acyltransferase family protein yields MTSVQPVQTARPAAGGKTHLSALDGLRGLAILGVLLFHTGHLPGGFLGVDLFFTLSGYLITDLLLREVRSTGGVSLVAFWGRRVRRLVPALAAMLVGVTVLVWVVGPPDLVRTTLSDGPWVQANLANWHLLAESASYWDRFGSPRVFEHLWSIAVEEQFYLVWPLLLLIIVRCGRRRLDSRVLMLAGVVSAVSLLLMIMLVDPADPTRVYTGTDTRAFSLVLGAMVATRPVRALLARVTGRWAGVVTGVLVAGIGTAWALVDGDGSLWLYEGGLFALSAAAALLIGLCVQTPDSAVAKALAWRPARWLGLVSYSLYLWHWPVIVLLSPQRTGLTGWAWTAVVFAVSIGVAAVSKYLIEDPIRFRAGWAKGRTGLLAFVALMIGLAVLWLALPAPAPVTIDLTRLG; encoded by the coding sequence ATGACTTCAGTTCAGCCGGTCCAGACCGCCCGGCCGGCCGCCGGTGGCAAGACGCACCTCTCCGCGTTGGACGGGTTGCGGGGCCTGGCCATCCTGGGGGTCCTGCTGTTCCACACCGGACACCTGCCCGGCGGTTTCCTCGGCGTCGACCTGTTCTTCACGCTGTCCGGTTACCTCATCACCGACCTGCTGCTGCGGGAAGTGCGCTCGACCGGCGGCGTGTCACTGGTCGCCTTCTGGGGGAGACGGGTCCGCCGGCTGGTGCCCGCGCTGGCGGCCATGCTCGTCGGCGTCACCGTGCTGGTCTGGGTAGTCGGGCCGCCGGACCTGGTGCGCACCACGCTTTCCGACGGCCCGTGGGTGCAAGCGAACCTGGCCAACTGGCACCTGCTCGCGGAGTCGGCGAGCTACTGGGACCGGTTCGGCTCGCCGCGGGTCTTCGAGCACCTGTGGAGCATCGCGGTCGAGGAGCAGTTCTACCTGGTGTGGCCGTTGTTGCTGCTGATCATCGTCCGATGTGGACGCCGTAGGCTGGACTCCCGGGTCCTGATGCTCGCGGGCGTGGTCTCGGCGGTGTCGTTGCTGCTGATGATCATGCTCGTCGACCCGGCGGACCCGACCCGCGTCTACACCGGCACCGACACCCGGGCGTTCTCGCTGGTGCTGGGCGCGATGGTCGCCACCCGACCGGTGCGCGCCCTGCTGGCCCGGGTGACCGGCCGGTGGGCGGGCGTGGTGACGGGCGTGCTGGTGGCGGGAATCGGTACGGCGTGGGCACTCGTCGACGGCGACGGCTCGTTGTGGCTTTACGAAGGAGGGCTCTTCGCGCTGTCGGCGGCGGCCGCGCTGCTGATCGGGCTGTGCGTGCAGACGCCGGACTCGGCGGTCGCCAAAGCCCTGGCCTGGCGGCCGGCACGATGGCTGGGGCTGGTCTCCTACAGCCTCTATCTGTGGCACTGGCCCGTGATAGTGCTGCTGTCCCCGCAGCGGACCGGGCTGACGGGGTGGGCGTGGACCGCGGTGGTGTTCGCCGTGTCGATCGGCGTGGCCGCGGTGTCGAAGTACTTGATCGAAGACCCGATCCGGTTCCGGGCCGGGTGGGCGAAGGGGCGAACCGGGCTGCTGGCGTTCGTGGCGCTGATGATCGGGCTGGCCGTGCTGTGGCTGGCGCTGCCCGCTCCGGCGCCGGTCACCATCGACCTCACCCGGCTGGGCTAA